In a genomic window of Zingiber officinale cultivar Zhangliang chromosome 9B, Zo_v1.1, whole genome shotgun sequence:
- the LOC122024805 gene encoding formin-like protein 14: MSSVWLLLCCLASFPPSRSSLPLSSPAESASTEPPPFPVNSASTEPLSAPVGSASTKPLPFPVNSASTEPLPSPEPLPSPVASASTKPMLTPANSAPTESQPPLEPMPSSPDSASTEPLPSPADSASIEPLPLSPDSNRAGRALSRVLSAVSSAPVDSRKYDLVRSLADRILYRNLGSGVEELLDLNRAALAVAFARTIALLEASIEAEVRLASGLRPSWASQARDEQRGASAETMWLGQKMAESSAASTAVTMWGSMLRLPVLAISVKPRLQNVIVRVCEFMFTLIVDSEELELEGNSTSSRLAMLRHGCHYFANLERNQIRSDYWRE, translated from the exons ATGTCTTCCGTATGGCTTCTCCTCTGTTGCCTCGCCTCGTTCCCCCCTTCCCGATCTTCCTTACCGCTGTCTTCCCCAGCTGAATCCGCCTCCACCGAGCCACCGCCTTTTCCCGTTAATTCCGCCTCCACCGAGCCGCTGTCTGCCCCCGTTGGTTCCGCCTCCACCAAGCCGCTGCCTTTTCCCGTTAATTCTGCCTCCACCGAGCCGCTTCCTTCACCTGAGCCGCTTCCTTCCCCCGTTGCTTCCGCCTCCACCAAGCCGATGCTTACCCCCGCTAATTCCGCCCCCACAGAGTCGCAGCCTCCACTCGAGCCGATGCCTTCCTCTCCTGATTCCGCCTCCACCGAGCCGCTGCCTTCCCCCGCTGATTCCGCTTCCATCGAGCCGCTGCCTCTCTCACCTGATTCCAACCGCGCCGGCCGTGCTCTCTCGCGCGTCCTCTCCGCTGTGTCCAGCGCCCCCGTCGACTCCCGCAAGTACGACCTCGTACGCTCTCTCGCCGATCGGATCCTTTACAGAAACCTCGGCAGCGGCGTGGAAGAACTCCTGGATCTCAACCGCGCAGCTCTGGCCGTCGCTTTCGCGAGGACGATCGCACTCCTCGAGGCCTCCATCGAGGCGGAGGTGCGTCTGGCATCGGGGCTGCGGCCGAGTTGGGCCTCGCAGGCGAGAGATGAGCAGCGCGGTGCCTCGGCGGAGACGATGTGGCTTGGGCAAAAGATGGCGGAGAGCAGCGCCGCCTCGACGGCGGTGACGATGTGGGGGTCGATGTTAAGGCTCCCTGTGCTCGCAATCTCCGTCAAGCCGCGTCTTCAAAACGTAATCGTCCGTGTTTGCG AATTTATGTTCACACTCATCGTCGACTCGGAGGAATTGGAGTTGGAGGGAAATTCAACAAGCTCCCGACTAGCAATGCTCAGGCATGGCTGCCATTACTTTGCCAACTTGGAAAGAAACCAGATACGGTCAGATTACTGGAGAGAATGA